From Drosophila virilis strain 15010-1051.87 unplaced genomic scaffold, Dvir_AGI_RSII-ME tig00001999, whole genome shotgun sequence, the proteins below share one genomic window:
- the LOC138911687 gene encoding nuclear transcription factor Y subunit beta-like, translating to MLVQQQQQQQQQQRQQVVNQQQQQCNDDNTQRQRNVQQQRLPNNMQVNGTVQQKPPKQQQRQPESPIRQQASQQRSNPNTNPNTKSMTYSQVARGVGGVKIRNPASRHLEKLQEQLRMEQQQKRQQQQHPWQQQEHYRQIQQRHQEQRHPQQQQRNQNQQQRIQNQQQRFPSQQTQQQQQQPTRIVQVPTHNEQSQHSSNTKLRRLIVRL from the coding sequence ATGCTcgtacagcagcagcagcaacagcaacaacaacaacggcaacaagtagtaaatcagcaacaacagcaatgcaaCGATGATAACACACAGCGACAACGAAAcgtacaacagcaacggctgcCGAACAATATGCAAGTCAACGGTACGGTGCAACAAAAGCctccaaagcagcagcaacgtcaGCCGGAGTCTCCAATACGGCAGCAGGCGTCTCAGCAGAGATCAAACCCGAATACAAATCCAAACACAAAAAGTATGACATACAGCCAAGTAGCCCGTGGTGTTGGTGGTGTTAAAATCCGTAATCCTGCATCAAGGCATCTTGAAAAGCTACAGGAGCAGCTTCgtatggagcagcagcaaaaacggcagcaacaacaacatccgtggcagcaacaggaacacTATCGCCAAATCCAGCAGCGCCATCAAGAGCAGCGCCatcctcagcagcagcagcgcaaccaaaaccagcagcagcgtatCCAAAACCAACAGCAGCGCTTCCCAAGTCAacaaacccaacaacaacaacaacagcccacGCGAATTGTACAGGTGCCAACACACAACGAGCAATCacaacacagcagcaacaccaaacTCCGCAGATTGATTGTCCGCTTATGA